From the genome of Triticum aestivum cultivar Chinese Spring chromosome 3B, IWGSC CS RefSeq v2.1, whole genome shotgun sequence, one region includes:
- the LOC123068329 gene encoding tetraketide alpha-pyrone reductase 2: MPEYCVTGGTGFIASHLIRALLAAGHTVRATVRDPSDDAKVGFLWELEGADERLQLLRADLLVEGSFDAAVSGVDGVFHAASPVVVSYEDGKDAQEKLVDPIVKGAGNVLRSCARAAVPPRRVVFTSSCSSVRYRHHHVHGGAPPTLNESHWSDADYCRTYGLWYAYAKTVAEKEAWRLATEHGLDLVVVNPSFVVGPVLGRAAPTSTALVVLALLKGDLGKYPNTTIGFVHVDDVVLGHVLAMEDGRASGRLICSGDVAHWSEVLGSLRERYPQYPIPTECSGGKGDDRAHKMDTSKMEALGFPPFLSIQQMFDDCIKSFQDKGLLLP, translated from the exons ATGCCGGAGTACTGCGTGACCGGCGGGACGGGGTTCATCGCGTCGCACCTGATCCGGGCGCTGCTGGCCGCCGGGCACACGGTGCGGGCCACGGTGAGGGACCCCAGCGACGACGCCAAGGTGGGGTTCCTGTGGGAGCTGGAGGGGGCCGACGAGCGGCTGCAGCTGCTGCGCGCCGACCTGCTCGTGGAGGGCTCCTTCGACGCGGCGGTGAGCGGCGTGGACGGCGTCTTCCACGCGGCGTCCCCCGTCGTCGTCAGCTACGAGGACGGCAAGGACGCGCAGGAGAAGCTGGTGGACCCGATCGTGAAGGGcgcggggaacgtgctccgctccTGCGCCCGGGCCGCGGTGCCGCCCCGCCGCGTCGTGTtcacctcctcctgctcctccgtgCGCTACCGGCACCACCACGTGCACGGCGGTGCCCCGCCGACGCTGAACGAGTCCCACTGGAGCGACGCCGACTACTGCCGCACGTACGGGCTGTGGTACGCGTACGCCAAGAcggtggcggagaaggaggcgtGGCGGCTGGCGACGGAGCACGGGCTGGACCTGGTGGTGGTGAACCCGTCGTTCGTGGTCGGGCCGGTGCTGGGCCGGGCGGCGCCCACGAGCACCGCGCTGGTGGTGCTGGCGCTGCTCAAGGGGGACCTGGGAAAGTACCCCAACACGACGATCGGGTTCGTGCACGTGGACGACGTGGTGCTGGGCCACGTCCTGGCCATGGAGGACGGCAGGGCGTCCGGCAGGCTCATCTGCTCCGGCGACGTCGCGCACTGGTCCGAGGTGCTCGGGTCGCTCCGGGAGCGGTACCCGCAGTACCCCATCCCCACAGA GTGCAGCGGCGGGAAGGGAGACGACAGGGCACACAAGATGGACACGAGCAAGATGGAGGCGCTGGGCTTCCCTCCTTTCCTCTCCATCCAGCAGATGTTCGACGACTGCATCAAGAGCTTCCAGGACAAGGGGCTCCTCCTTCCTTGA